In one Culex quinquefasciatus strain JHB chromosome 2, VPISU_Cqui_1.0_pri_paternal, whole genome shotgun sequence genomic region, the following are encoded:
- the LOC119768076 gene encoding uncharacterized protein LOC119768076, with protein sequence MVVRGQRYCPLHPIGLTSASSTPLVTPPALKLLHLTGSKMPTAPSAERRLRFGSISAVEAEEELLESARSSEFRNDLSFAIEAAPGSGRPSEEPWRRQTKYAFPAMERPLQKQLQPKR encoded by the exons ATGGTTGTTCGTGGACAAAG ATACTGTCCACTTCATCCCATTGGCCTTACTTCGGCCAGCTCCACACCGCTAGTCACGCCGCCGGCTCTCAAGCTGCTTCATCTAACTGGCTCGAAAATGCCCACTGCCCCTTCGGCGGAACGCCGTCTCAGATTCGGCTCGATCTCGGCTGTCGAAGCCGAAGAGGAGCTGCTGGAAAGTGCACGCTCCTCCGAGTTCCGCAACGATCTGAGTTTTGCCATTGAGGCGGCGCCAGGGTCAGGAAGACCTTCAGAAGAACCCTGGCGGAGACAAACAAAGTATGCCTTCCCCGCCATGGAAAGACCTCTCCAAAAGCAACTCCAGCCCAAACGCTGA
- the LOC6042179 gene encoding zinc finger protein 2 homolog, with protein MDSDESELCLESFAPSPQPDDIEPKPASPSPDPLDIKEEPIEFEPSPQFQVAAPDPLQIQGCLFCFRELANGLGAEDPSLPKKIEFVLVAKFNFRKAPYKVPCCTSCVKMFNLFYTFKQSCLTALVRQDEQQKAKVLEPIELEAAKKKPAAVREKEPEALAELQQLLPEVTLVKVAKPTVQPKKPAEAVFNCSICPANFINKNEYGYHMNEHKDINPFKCGITPCQQAFPSPKACTQHEAMCASTPKTCKICSLEFPTAAELEAHNTAHIPSVCPRCNGMFALAKDCQNHMTVCQGVENDPQSGTISQQSKKPRSENNPEGSESSDQEGDSTGARSCRNCGHKFPLAGDILFHHQRKCGALRKRVKCPRCDKHFTRKGTLEAHLRRHDGIRPFQCGKPGCAKTFFSQGACASHEEGCGTLGFVCDVCGATLSTQGSLKLHRDKHEEPKMQCNQCEKRFHDKRSLLKHMSVHSDERKYECKVCGKRFKSGEANRVHQRIHTQEKPYACPECDQRFTYNCSLKAHLEKKACLVR; from the exons ATGGATTCCGACGAATCAGAACTCTGCTTGGAATCGTTCGCACCGTCACCGCAGCCAGATGATATCGAAccgaaaccagcttcaccatcCCCGGATCCACTGGACATCAAGGAAGAACCGATAGAGTTCGAACCCAGCCCCCAGTTCCAAGTGGCCGCCCCCGATCCGCTGCAGATCCAGGGCTGTCTGTTCTGCTTCCGCGAACTGGCCAACGGACTCGGCGCCGAAGATCCGTCGCTGCCCAAAAAGATCGAGTTCGTGCTGGTGGCCAAGTTCAACTTCCGAAAGGCGCCCTACAAGGTCCCGTGCTGCACCAGCTGCGTGAAGATGTTCAACCTGTTCTACACGTTCAAGCAAAGCTGCCTGACGGCACTGGTCCGGCAGGATGAGCAGCAAAAGGCGAAGGTTTTGGAACCGATCGAGCTGGAAGCGGCAAAAAAGAAACCTGCTGCCGTGCGGGAAAAGGAACCGGAAGCGCTCGCTGAACTTCAACAGTTGCTGCCGGAAGTGACGCTCGTGAAGGTAGCGAAGCCGACGGTGCAACCCAAGAAGCCAGCGGAGGCCGTTTTCAATTGTTCGATATGTCCAGCGAACTTCATCAACAAAAACGAATATGGCTATCACATGAACGAGCACAAAG aCATAAATCCCTTCAAATGTGGGATCACCCCTTGCCAGCAAGCGTTTCCCAGTCCAAAGGCGTGCACTCAGCATGAAGCCATGTGCGCATCAACGCCCAAAACTTGCAAAATCTGTTCGTTGGAGTTTCCGACGGCAGCGGAACTTGAAGCTCACAATACTGCCCACATTCCTTCGGTTTGCCCGCGATGTAACGGGATGTTTGCGCTAGC TAAGGACTGCCAGAACCACATGACGGTTTGTCAGGGCGTAGAAAACGATCCTCAGTCAGGCACCATCAGCCAACAATCCAAGAAACCGCGCTCCGAGAATAACCCCGAAGGGTCCGAATCCTCCGACCAGGAGGGGGATTCCACCGGTGCGCGTTCCTGCCGCAACTGCGGTCACAAATTCCCACTGGCCGGCGATATTTTGTTCCACCACCAACGCAAGTGTGGAGCGCTGCGGAAGCGCGTCAAGTGCCCACGCTGCGATAAGCATTTTACCCGGAAAGGAACGCTGGAGGCGCACCTCCGGCGACACGACGGCATACGTCCCTTCCAGTGTGGCAAGCCCGGCTGTGCGAAAACCTTCTTCAGCCAGGGGGCGTGCGCTAGCCACGAGGAAGGCTGCGGAACGCTGGGATTCGTTTGTGACGTGTGCGGAGCTACACTTTCGACGCAAGGTTCGCTCAAGCTGCACCGGGACAAGCACGAGGAACCCAAGATGCAGTGCAATCAGTGCGAGAAGCGGTTCCATGACAA GCGGAGCCTCCTGAAGCACATGTCGGTGCACTCGGACGAGCGCAAGTACGAGTGCAAAGTGTGCGGCAAGCGGTTCAAATCGGGCGAAGCTAACCGCGTCCATCAACGGATTCATACCCAGGAGAAGCCGTACGCATGTCCGGAGTGTGACCAGCGGTTCACGTACAACTGCTCGCTGAAGGCGCACCTGGAGAAGAAGGCGTGCCTGGTGCGATGA
- the LOC6042178 gene encoding AP-3 complex subunit mu-1 — translation MIHSLFIVNASGDVFLEKHWRSVVSRTCVSYFLDVQRESPNDVPPVISTPHHYLVSIQRGGVSLVAACKQESPPLFVIEFLHRVVDTFEDYFSECTESIIKENYVVVYELLDEMLDNGFPLATESNILKELIKPPNILRTIANSVTGKSNVSGTLPTGQLSAIPWRRTGVKYTNNEAYFDVVEEVDAIIDKNGQTIFAEIQGYIDCCIKLSGMPDLTLSFMNPRLFDDVSFHPCVRFKRWESERILSFIPPDGNFRLMSYHVGSQSVVAIPIYVRHNLSLKPGEQGRMDITVGPKTTLGRVVEGVKLEIRMPKAVLTCALLASQGKYTFDPVTKTLHWDVGRIDVTKLPNIRGTVSVASGCTSLETSIDRVQFTISQLAVSGLKVNRLDMYGEKYKPFKGVKYVTKAGKFQIRM, via the exons ATGATTCACAGCCTGTTCATCGTCAACGCGAGTgg CGATGTCTTTCTAGAAAAGCACTGGCGCAGCGTCGTTTCCCGGACATGCGTTTCGTACTTCCTGGACGTCCAGCGGGAATCGCCAAAT GACGTCCCCCCGGTCATCTCGACGCCGCACCACTATCTGGTGTCGATCCAGCGCGGCGGTGTGTCGCTGGTGGCCGCCTGCAAGCAGGAATCCCCTCCGTTGTTCGTGATTGAGTTTTTGCATCGGGTGGTGGACACGTTTGAGGATTACTTTTCCGAGTGTACCGAGAGTATCATCAAGGAGAATTACGTGGTGGTGTACGAGCTGCTGGACGAAATGTTGGACAATGGGTTCCCGCTGGCCACGGAGAGTAACATTTTGAAGGAGTTGATCAAGCCGCCGAATATTTTGCGGACCATTGCGAACTCGGTGACGGGGAAGTCAAA TGTAAGCGGAACTCTTCCAACCGGACAGCTATCGGCGATTCCGTGGCGCAGAACCGGTGTCAAGTACACCAACAACGAAGCTTATTTCGACGTGGTCGAGGAAGTTGACGCCATCATCGACAAAAACGGCCAGACGATCTTCGCGGAGATTCAGGGATAT ATCGACTGCTGCATCAAGCTCAGCGGAATGCCCGATCTGACGCTGTCCTTCATGAACCCGCGCCTGTTCGACGACGTGTCCTTCCATCCCTGTGTGCGCTTCAAGCGCTGGGAATCGGAGCGAATCCTGTCGTTCATCCCCCCGGACGGCAACTTCCGCCTGATGTCGTACCACGTCGGGTCGCAAAGTGTGGTGGCGATTCCGATCTACGTGCGGCACAACCTCAGTCTCAAACCGGGCGAGCAGGGCCGCATGGACATCACCGTGGGCCCCAAAACCACCCTCGGACGGGTCGTCGAGGGGGTCAAGCTGGAGATTCGCATGCCCAAGGCGGTGCTGACGTGCGCGCTGCTGGCCAGCCAGGGCAAGTACACGTTCGATCCGGTCACCAAGACGCTGCACTGGGACGTGGGCCGGATCGATGTGACGAAGCTGCCGAACATTCGGGGAACGGTGTCGGTGGCGTCCGGGTGCACTTCGCTGGAGACGAGCATCGATCG CGTTCAATTCACCATCTCCCAGTTGGCCGTCTCCGGGCTGAAGGTGAACCGGTTGGACATGTACGGTGAAAAGTATAAGCCCTTCAAGGGGGTCAAGTACGTAACCAAGGCTGGGAAGTTCCAGATTCGCATGTGA
- the LOC6042180 gene encoding zinc finger protein 425, translating to MDLPQESISLQPIIIKEECDPEDSLSEEEEDNPQHPSESPCCVFCFRVQSDGLLSDGPALREKIEFVLAARLRSLKVPSCLNCAQMFDLFYNFKKSCLLALSKKEELQQALVQKSAEGRYAEMVKVRKVPRAKKIITCSVCSREFTDEDEHRYHINQHFGVKPFKCKVAGCKQSFPNPKDCFVHEAMCSVVPPPSRECEVCAFRFATEAELEAHKITHSEPNFQCGQCGEAFFYALDCENHERDCRIQAADPLQNIKLEDSLEDLDEESSNNTSDGSRNTEHIPVVEKFEQPPVDRLCKRCGETFPLANRTFHKHQRKCRPSNHKTYPCTLCEKTFTKKMTLETHLNKHAGVQSFKCRKPGCDKTFFGYPARYSHEESCGSKGFVCDMCGETLTSPASLRIHRARHDEPQIPCELCDKMFKTKSALQKHMTTHSEERKFECETCGKRFKSAEANRVHQRIHTQEKPYACPECDKRFTYNCSLKAHLEKKACLVH from the exons ATGGACCTTCCGCAGGAATCGATTTCCTTGCAACCAATCATCATAAAAGAAGAATGCGACCCCGAGGACTCACTTtccgaggaggaggaggataaTCCGCAGCACCCTTCCGAATCTCCCTGCTGTGTCTTCTGCTTCCGCGTCCAATCCGACGGGCTGCTCTCCGATGGGCCAGCCTTGCGGGAAAAGATCGAATTCGTGCTCGCGGCGCGGTTACGGTCCCTTAAGGTTCCCAGCTGCCTGAACTGCGCGCAGATGTTCGACTTGTTTTACAACTTCAAGAAGAGCTGCCTGCTGGCGCTGTCCAAAAAGGAGGAACTGCAACAGGCACTGGTGCAAAAGAGTGCCGAGGGCAGGTATGCGGAAATGGTGAAGGTTCGGAAGGTGCCGAGGGCAAAGAAGATTATCACATGTTCCGTTTGTTCGAGGGAATTTACGGACGAGGACGAGCACCGCTATCACATCAATCAGCACTTTG GGGTCAAACCGTTCAAATGTAAGGTCGCAGGATGCAAACAGTCGTTCCCAAACCCAAAGGACTGCTTCGTGCACGAAGCAATGTGCTCGGTAGTGCCGCCACCTTCCAGGGAGTGCGAAGTCTGTGCGTTCCGATTCGCAACGGAGGCGGAGCTCGAGGCGCACAAGATCACGCACAGTGAGCCCAACTTCCAGTGTGGCCAATGTGGAGAAGCGTTCTTTTATGC ACTTGACTGCGAAAACCACGAGAGAGACTGTCGCATCCAGGCGGCAGATCCCCTACAAAATATCAAGTTGGAAGACTCCCTAGAAGATCTGGATGAAGAGTCATCAAACAATACTTCCGATGGCTCCAGAAACACCGAACACATCCCCGTCGTCGAGAAGTTCGAACAACCACCCGTAGATAGGCTCTGTAAGCGCTGCGGCGAAACGTTCCCGCTTGCCAACCGCACCTTCCACAAGCACCAGAGGAAATGTAGACCCAGCAATCACAAGACCTATCCGTGTACGCTCTGCGAAAAGACGTTCACCAAGAAGATGACGCTCGAAACGCACCTCAACAAGCACGCAGGAGTTCAGTCGTTCAAGTGCCGTAAACCCGGCTGTGACAAAACCTTCTTCGGATATCCGGCGCGGTACTCGCACGAAGAATCCTGCGGCAGCAAGGGCTTCGTGTGTGACATGTGTGGCGAAACGTTAACGTCGCCGGCCTCGCTACGCATCCACCGGGCCAGGCACGACGAGCCGCAGATTCCGTGCGAGCTGTGCGATAAGATGTTCAAGAccaa GTCCGCCCTGCAGAAGCACATGACGACCCACTCGGAGGAGCGCAAATTCGAGTGCGAAACGTGTGGGAAAAGGTTTAAGTCGGCCGAAGCAAATCGGGTTCACCAGCGGATTCACACCCAGGAGAAGCCGTATGCGTGTCCGGAGTGTGACAAGCGGTTCACGTATAACTGTTCGCTGAAGGCGCACCTGGAGAAGAAGGCGTGCTTGGTGCATTGA